A stretch of the Corythoichthys intestinalis isolate RoL2023-P3 chromosome 22, ASM3026506v1, whole genome shotgun sequence genome encodes the following:
- the snx13 gene encoding sorting nexin-13 isoform X3, which produces MFAEASLSFWGWGGLGVVLFLITFGPFAIFYLAFYILCFIGGGFAVTLLYGKINSEKYLEKCEHSYLPPPPIGISKTLDEMKLEMKPIKIDRRLTGSSFIDEPLQQVIQFALRDYIQYWYYTLSEDESFLLEIRQTLQNALVQFSTRSKEVDWQPYFTTRLVDDFATHLRVFRKAQDRLPDREDKQRDITEELIDSFFEAEVEMERKICRDVVCTSLKDEEGFLRDLCELLLYLLLPPGDFHNKNMRYFLREVLARGVLLPLINQLSDPDYINQFVIWMIRDSSCNYEAFMNILKLTDKPAELEAVKDKVIEELQYLRSLDTAGDDINVIKNQINSLLFVKKVCETRIQRLKSGKEEVDTLRLAANFGKLCVIPLDHILVHNIALQFFMDFMQAAGAQAELFFWLTVEGYRVTAQQQLEAMQRWQKDGKRQPNATKGLLKAAALGVFEQYLSEKASPRVQVDEDSITRLWEKLQKDDPTPEIFDDIQKKVYDMMLRDECYYPSFKQSPLYVRMLAELDMLKEPSYRGSDDGDAESFNGSPTGSINLSLDELSNSCHDESIQLHAFISDTADASVPGLWAAAGVCNEHGKTYALYAITVFRRNPDGSEDCWKTYRRYSDFHDFHMRITEQFENLTSILKLPGKKTFNNMDRDFLEKRKKDLNAYLQLLLNPEMVKACPTLIPYVYDFLENKAYNKGKGDFARKIDTFVNPIRSSMRNVSNAVKSLPDSLAEGMNKVSDNMGRMSERLGQDIKQSIFKVPPLLPKSDIDPEHCRVSAQLDDNVDDNIPLRVMLLLMDEVFDLKEKNQWLRRNIKNLLQQLIRATYGDTINRKIVDHVDYLTSPEQVADYVKKFRDSYWPNGILAETPPRRDKSIRMRTRVAAKTSLLGIMPDELKHIIGADTTRKGILRVFDMFQYQATNRRLVYVFLEGFLETMFPQYKFPELFVKLHSRSPRVHRYGHKLKGSSLKR; this is translated from the exons gccAGTCTGTCCTTTTGGGGATGGGGGGGTCTCGGAGTTGTGCTGTTCCTCATCACCTTCGGACCCTTTGCCATTTTCTACCTGGCCTTTTACATCCTCTGCTTCATTGGAGG GGGCTTCGCCGTCACTCTACTTTATGGGAAAATCAACTCGGAGAAGTACTTGGAGAAGTGCGAGCACTCCTACCTGCCGCCTCCACCAATTGGTATTTCAAAG ACGCTGGATGAGATGAAGCTGGAAATGAAGCCCATAAAGATTGACAGGCGGCTGACTGGCTCGAGTTTCATAGACGAACCTCTGCAACAG GTGATCCAGTTTGCTTTGAGAGATTACATCCAGTACTGGTACTACACTCTGAGCGAGGATGAGTCTTTCTTACTCGAAATCCGACAGACACTTCAGAACGCCCTCGTCCAGTTCTCCACGCG GTCCAAAGAAGTGGACTGGCAGCCTTACTTCACCACTCGCCTGGTGGACGACTTTGCCACCCATTTGCGTGTCTTTCGGAAAGCTCAGGATCGTCTCCCGGACAGAGAGGATAAACAAA GGGACATAACAGAAGAGCTGATAGACTCGTTTTTTGAGGCCGAAGTGGAGATGGAAAGAAAAATCTGCCGGGACGTGGTGTGTACTTCTCTAAAGGACGAAGAAG GTTTCCTCCGGGACTTGTGCGAATTGCTTCTGTATCTGTTGCTACCTCCTGGAGACTTCCACAACAAAAACATGAGATATTTTTTAAGA GAGGTGTTGGCACGCGGTGTCCTGCTTCCGCTCATCAACCAGCTGAGTGATCCCGACTACATCAACCAGTTCGTCATCTGGATG ATCCGAGACTCAAGTTGTAACTACGAAGCCTTTATGAACATCTTGAAATTGAccgacaaacctgcagaactggAAGCCGTGAAGGACAAGGTGATTGAGGAACTGCAGTATTTGCGGTCACTGGACACGGCAGGAGATG ACATCAACGTCATCAAAAACCAGATCAACAGTCTTCTGTTTGTCAAGAAGGTCTGCGAGACCAGGATCCAGAGACTAAAATCTGGAAAG GAGGAGGTAGACACGTTGAGGCTCGCGGCCAATTTCGGCAAGCTGTGCGTCATCCCGTTGGATCACATCCTGGTCCACAACATCGCCTTGCAGTTCTTCATGG ACTTCATGCAGGCCGCCGGTGCCCAGGCGGAGCTCTTCTTTTGGTTGACGGTGGAGGGCTACCGAGTGACGGCGCAGCAGCAGCTAGAGGCCATGCAGCGCTGGCAGAAAGACGGAAAACGACAACCTAACGCAACCAAGGGGCTTCTGAAAGCGGCCGCACTGGGCGTTTTTGAGCAGTATCTGTCTGAAAAG GCTTCTCCCAGAGTCCAAGTGGATGAAGACTCCATAACACGCTTGTGGGAGAAGCTTCAGAAAGATGATCCCACGCCAGAAATTTTTGACGACATCCAGAAAAAG GTTTATGACATGATGCTTCGCGACGAATGCTACTACCCCTCGTTCAAGCAAAGCCCGCTGTACGTGCGCATGCTAGCCGAGCTAGACATGCTAAAAGAGCCTAGCTACCGTGGCTCCGACGACGGCGACGCAGAATCCTTCAACGGCTCGCCGACTGGAAGCATCAATCTG TCTTTGGATGAGCTGAGCAACTCGTGTCACGACGAATCGATACAGCTTCACGCTTTCATCTCCGATACGG CTGACGCTTCTGTTCCCGGCTTGTGGGCCGCCGCAGGTGTGTGCAATGAGCACGGGAAGACGTACGCGCTTTACGCCATCACTGTATTCAGACGCAACCCAGACGGCAGCGAGGATTGCTGGAAGACTTATCGTCGCTACTCCGATTTCCATGACTTCCACATGAGGATCACTGAGCAG TTTGAGAACTTGACGTCCATTTTGAAGCTCCCGGGGAAGAAAACATTCAACAACATGGACAGAGATTTCTTAGAGAAGAGAAAAAAGGACCTCAATGCATACCTACAG TTGCTGTTGAACCCCGAGATGGTGAAAGCGTGTCCAACGCTTATCCCGTATGTCTACGACTTCCTAGAGAACAAAGCTTACAATAAAGGCAAAGGAGATTTTGCACGCAAG ATCGACACGTTCGTCAATCCTATAAGGAGCTCCATGAGGAACGTGTCCAACGCGGTCAAGTCGCTCCCGGACAGTCTTGCCGAGGGCATGAACAAAGTGTCGGACAACATGGGCCGCATGTCCGAAAGACTGGGCCAGGATATCAAGCAGTCAATCTTCAAG GTGCCTCCTCTTCTCCCCAAGTCGGACATTGACCCCGAACACTGTCGGGTGTCGGCCCAGCTGGACGACAAC GTGGATGACAACATCCCGCTACGCGTCATGCTGCTACTAATGGACGAGGTGTTCGACCTAAAAGAGAAGAACCAGTGGCTACGCAGGAACATCAAGAACCTGCTTCAGCAGCTCATCCGAGCCACTTACGGCGACACCATCAACAGGAAAATTGTGGACCACGTGGACTACTTAACGTCTCCTGAGCAGGTGGCAGACTATGTCAAGAAGTTCAG AGACTCTTACTGGCCCAACGGAATTCTGGCCGAGACGCCGCCCCGTCGGGACAAAAGCATCCGCATGAGGACGCGAGTCGCCGCCAAGACGAGCTTGCTGGGTATCATGCCAG ACGAGCTGAAGCACATCATCGGCGCCGACACCACGCGCAAGGGCATTCTGCGCGTCTTCGACATGTTCCAGTACCAGGCCACCAACCGCCGTCTGGTCTACGTCTTCCTGGAGGGCTTCTTGGAAACCATGTTCCCCCAGTACAAGTTCCCCGAGCTCTTCGTCAAGCTGCACTCCCGCTCGCCGCGCGTCCACCGATACGGCCACAAACTCAAAGGCTCCTCGCTCAAGAGGTGA
- the snx13 gene encoding sorting nexin-13 isoform X1, with the protein MINVQHRENSTPQRIQASLSFWGWGGLGVVLFLITFGPFAIFYLAFYILCFIGGGFAVTLLYGKINSEKYLEKCEHSYLPPPPIGISKTLDEMKLEMKPIKIDRRLTGSSFIDEPLQQVIQFALRDYIQYWYYTLSEDESFLLEIRQTLQNALVQFSTRSKEVDWQPYFTTRLVDDFATHLRVFRKAQDRLPDREDKQRDITEELIDSFFEAEVEMERKICRDVVCTSLKDEEGFLRDLCELLLYLLLPPGDFHNKNMRYFLREVLARGVLLPLINQLSDPDYINQFVIWMIRDSSCNYEAFMNILKLTDKPAELEAVKDKVIEELQYLRSLDTAGDDINVIKNQINSLLFVKKVCETRIQRLKSGKEEVDTLRLAANFGKLCVIPLDHILVHNIALQFFMDFMQAAGAQAELFFWLTVEGYRVTAQQQLEAMQRWQKDGKRQPNATKGLLKAAALGVFEQYLSEKASPRVQVDEDSITRLWEKLQKDDPTPEIFDDIQKKVYDMMLRDECYYPSFKQSPLYVRMLAELDMLKEPSYRGSDDGDAESFNGSPTGSINLSLDELSNSCHDESIQLHAFISDTADASVPGLWAAAGVCNEHGKTYALYAITVFRRNPDGSEDCWKTYRRYSDFHDFHMRITEQFENLTSILKLPGKKTFNNMDRDFLEKRKKDLNAYLQLLLNPEMVKACPTLIPYVYDFLENKAYNKGKGDFARKIDTFVNPIRSSMRNVSNAVKSLPDSLAEGMNKVSDNMGRMSERLGQDIKQSIFKVPPLLPKSDIDPEHCRVSAQLDDNVDDNIPLRVMLLLMDEVFDLKEKNQWLRRNIKNLLQQLIRATYGDTINRKIVDHVDYLTSPEQVADYVKKFRDSYWPNGILAETPPRRDKSIRMRTRVAAKTSLLGIMPDELKHIIGADTTRKGILRVFDMFQYQATNRRLVYVFLEGFLETMFPQYKFPELFVKLHSRSPRVHRYGHKLKGSSLKR; encoded by the exons gccAGTCTGTCCTTTTGGGGATGGGGGGGTCTCGGAGTTGTGCTGTTCCTCATCACCTTCGGACCCTTTGCCATTTTCTACCTGGCCTTTTACATCCTCTGCTTCATTGGAGG GGGCTTCGCCGTCACTCTACTTTATGGGAAAATCAACTCGGAGAAGTACTTGGAGAAGTGCGAGCACTCCTACCTGCCGCCTCCACCAATTGGTATTTCAAAG ACGCTGGATGAGATGAAGCTGGAAATGAAGCCCATAAAGATTGACAGGCGGCTGACTGGCTCGAGTTTCATAGACGAACCTCTGCAACAG GTGATCCAGTTTGCTTTGAGAGATTACATCCAGTACTGGTACTACACTCTGAGCGAGGATGAGTCTTTCTTACTCGAAATCCGACAGACACTTCAGAACGCCCTCGTCCAGTTCTCCACGCG GTCCAAAGAAGTGGACTGGCAGCCTTACTTCACCACTCGCCTGGTGGACGACTTTGCCACCCATTTGCGTGTCTTTCGGAAAGCTCAGGATCGTCTCCCGGACAGAGAGGATAAACAAA GGGACATAACAGAAGAGCTGATAGACTCGTTTTTTGAGGCCGAAGTGGAGATGGAAAGAAAAATCTGCCGGGACGTGGTGTGTACTTCTCTAAAGGACGAAGAAG GTTTCCTCCGGGACTTGTGCGAATTGCTTCTGTATCTGTTGCTACCTCCTGGAGACTTCCACAACAAAAACATGAGATATTTTTTAAGA GAGGTGTTGGCACGCGGTGTCCTGCTTCCGCTCATCAACCAGCTGAGTGATCCCGACTACATCAACCAGTTCGTCATCTGGATG ATCCGAGACTCAAGTTGTAACTACGAAGCCTTTATGAACATCTTGAAATTGAccgacaaacctgcagaactggAAGCCGTGAAGGACAAGGTGATTGAGGAACTGCAGTATTTGCGGTCACTGGACACGGCAGGAGATG ACATCAACGTCATCAAAAACCAGATCAACAGTCTTCTGTTTGTCAAGAAGGTCTGCGAGACCAGGATCCAGAGACTAAAATCTGGAAAG GAGGAGGTAGACACGTTGAGGCTCGCGGCCAATTTCGGCAAGCTGTGCGTCATCCCGTTGGATCACATCCTGGTCCACAACATCGCCTTGCAGTTCTTCATGG ACTTCATGCAGGCCGCCGGTGCCCAGGCGGAGCTCTTCTTTTGGTTGACGGTGGAGGGCTACCGAGTGACGGCGCAGCAGCAGCTAGAGGCCATGCAGCGCTGGCAGAAAGACGGAAAACGACAACCTAACGCAACCAAGGGGCTTCTGAAAGCGGCCGCACTGGGCGTTTTTGAGCAGTATCTGTCTGAAAAG GCTTCTCCCAGAGTCCAAGTGGATGAAGACTCCATAACACGCTTGTGGGAGAAGCTTCAGAAAGATGATCCCACGCCAGAAATTTTTGACGACATCCAGAAAAAG GTTTATGACATGATGCTTCGCGACGAATGCTACTACCCCTCGTTCAAGCAAAGCCCGCTGTACGTGCGCATGCTAGCCGAGCTAGACATGCTAAAAGAGCCTAGCTACCGTGGCTCCGACGACGGCGACGCAGAATCCTTCAACGGCTCGCCGACTGGAAGCATCAATCTG TCTTTGGATGAGCTGAGCAACTCGTGTCACGACGAATCGATACAGCTTCACGCTTTCATCTCCGATACGG CTGACGCTTCTGTTCCCGGCTTGTGGGCCGCCGCAGGTGTGTGCAATGAGCACGGGAAGACGTACGCGCTTTACGCCATCACTGTATTCAGACGCAACCCAGACGGCAGCGAGGATTGCTGGAAGACTTATCGTCGCTACTCCGATTTCCATGACTTCCACATGAGGATCACTGAGCAG TTTGAGAACTTGACGTCCATTTTGAAGCTCCCGGGGAAGAAAACATTCAACAACATGGACAGAGATTTCTTAGAGAAGAGAAAAAAGGACCTCAATGCATACCTACAG TTGCTGTTGAACCCCGAGATGGTGAAAGCGTGTCCAACGCTTATCCCGTATGTCTACGACTTCCTAGAGAACAAAGCTTACAATAAAGGCAAAGGAGATTTTGCACGCAAG ATCGACACGTTCGTCAATCCTATAAGGAGCTCCATGAGGAACGTGTCCAACGCGGTCAAGTCGCTCCCGGACAGTCTTGCCGAGGGCATGAACAAAGTGTCGGACAACATGGGCCGCATGTCCGAAAGACTGGGCCAGGATATCAAGCAGTCAATCTTCAAG GTGCCTCCTCTTCTCCCCAAGTCGGACATTGACCCCGAACACTGTCGGGTGTCGGCCCAGCTGGACGACAAC GTGGATGACAACATCCCGCTACGCGTCATGCTGCTACTAATGGACGAGGTGTTCGACCTAAAAGAGAAGAACCAGTGGCTACGCAGGAACATCAAGAACCTGCTTCAGCAGCTCATCCGAGCCACTTACGGCGACACCATCAACAGGAAAATTGTGGACCACGTGGACTACTTAACGTCTCCTGAGCAGGTGGCAGACTATGTCAAGAAGTTCAG AGACTCTTACTGGCCCAACGGAATTCTGGCCGAGACGCCGCCCCGTCGGGACAAAAGCATCCGCATGAGGACGCGAGTCGCCGCCAAGACGAGCTTGCTGGGTATCATGCCAG ACGAGCTGAAGCACATCATCGGCGCCGACACCACGCGCAAGGGCATTCTGCGCGTCTTCGACATGTTCCAGTACCAGGCCACCAACCGCCGTCTGGTCTACGTCTTCCTGGAGGGCTTCTTGGAAACCATGTTCCCCCAGTACAAGTTCCCCGAGCTCTTCGTCAAGCTGCACTCCCGCTCGCCGCGCGTCCACCGATACGGCCACAAACTCAAAGGCTCCTCGCTCAAGAGGTGA
- the snx13 gene encoding sorting nexin-13 isoform X2: MINVQHRENSTPQRIQASLSFWGWGGLGVVLFLITFGPFAIFYLAFYILCFIGGGFAVTLLYGKINSEKYLEKCEHSYLPPPPIGISKTLDEMKLEMKPIKIDRRLTGSSFIDEPLQQVIQFALRDYIQYWYYTLSEDESFLLEIRQTLQNALVQFSTRSKEVDWQPYFTTRLVDDFATHLRVFRKAQDRLPDREDKQRDITEELIDSFFEAEVEMERKICRDVVCTSLKDEEGFLRDLCELLLYLLLPPGDFHNKNMRYFLREVLARGVLLPLINQLSDPDYINQFVIWMIRDSSCNYEAFMNILKLTDKPAELEAVKDKVIEELQYLRSLDTAGDDINVIKNQINSLLFVKKVCETRIQRLKSGKEEVDTLRLAANFGKLCVIPLDHILVHNIALQFFMDFMQAAGAQAELFFWLTVEGYRVTAQQQLEAMQRWQKDGKRQPNATKGLLKAAALGVFEQYLSEKASPRVQVDEDSITRLWEKLQKDDPTPEIFDDIQKKVYDMMLRDECYYPSFKQSPLYVRMLAELDMLKEPSYRGSDDGDAESFNGSPTGSINLSLDELSNSCHDESIQLHAFISDTGVCNEHGKTYALYAITVFRRNPDGSEDCWKTYRRYSDFHDFHMRITEQFENLTSILKLPGKKTFNNMDRDFLEKRKKDLNAYLQLLLNPEMVKACPTLIPYVYDFLENKAYNKGKGDFARKIDTFVNPIRSSMRNVSNAVKSLPDSLAEGMNKVSDNMGRMSERLGQDIKQSIFKVPPLLPKSDIDPEHCRVSAQLDDNVDDNIPLRVMLLLMDEVFDLKEKNQWLRRNIKNLLQQLIRATYGDTINRKIVDHVDYLTSPEQVADYVKKFRDSYWPNGILAETPPRRDKSIRMRTRVAAKTSLLGIMPDELKHIIGADTTRKGILRVFDMFQYQATNRRLVYVFLEGFLETMFPQYKFPELFVKLHSRSPRVHRYGHKLKGSSLKR, from the exons gccAGTCTGTCCTTTTGGGGATGGGGGGGTCTCGGAGTTGTGCTGTTCCTCATCACCTTCGGACCCTTTGCCATTTTCTACCTGGCCTTTTACATCCTCTGCTTCATTGGAGG GGGCTTCGCCGTCACTCTACTTTATGGGAAAATCAACTCGGAGAAGTACTTGGAGAAGTGCGAGCACTCCTACCTGCCGCCTCCACCAATTGGTATTTCAAAG ACGCTGGATGAGATGAAGCTGGAAATGAAGCCCATAAAGATTGACAGGCGGCTGACTGGCTCGAGTTTCATAGACGAACCTCTGCAACAG GTGATCCAGTTTGCTTTGAGAGATTACATCCAGTACTGGTACTACACTCTGAGCGAGGATGAGTCTTTCTTACTCGAAATCCGACAGACACTTCAGAACGCCCTCGTCCAGTTCTCCACGCG GTCCAAAGAAGTGGACTGGCAGCCTTACTTCACCACTCGCCTGGTGGACGACTTTGCCACCCATTTGCGTGTCTTTCGGAAAGCTCAGGATCGTCTCCCGGACAGAGAGGATAAACAAA GGGACATAACAGAAGAGCTGATAGACTCGTTTTTTGAGGCCGAAGTGGAGATGGAAAGAAAAATCTGCCGGGACGTGGTGTGTACTTCTCTAAAGGACGAAGAAG GTTTCCTCCGGGACTTGTGCGAATTGCTTCTGTATCTGTTGCTACCTCCTGGAGACTTCCACAACAAAAACATGAGATATTTTTTAAGA GAGGTGTTGGCACGCGGTGTCCTGCTTCCGCTCATCAACCAGCTGAGTGATCCCGACTACATCAACCAGTTCGTCATCTGGATG ATCCGAGACTCAAGTTGTAACTACGAAGCCTTTATGAACATCTTGAAATTGAccgacaaacctgcagaactggAAGCCGTGAAGGACAAGGTGATTGAGGAACTGCAGTATTTGCGGTCACTGGACACGGCAGGAGATG ACATCAACGTCATCAAAAACCAGATCAACAGTCTTCTGTTTGTCAAGAAGGTCTGCGAGACCAGGATCCAGAGACTAAAATCTGGAAAG GAGGAGGTAGACACGTTGAGGCTCGCGGCCAATTTCGGCAAGCTGTGCGTCATCCCGTTGGATCACATCCTGGTCCACAACATCGCCTTGCAGTTCTTCATGG ACTTCATGCAGGCCGCCGGTGCCCAGGCGGAGCTCTTCTTTTGGTTGACGGTGGAGGGCTACCGAGTGACGGCGCAGCAGCAGCTAGAGGCCATGCAGCGCTGGCAGAAAGACGGAAAACGACAACCTAACGCAACCAAGGGGCTTCTGAAAGCGGCCGCACTGGGCGTTTTTGAGCAGTATCTGTCTGAAAAG GCTTCTCCCAGAGTCCAAGTGGATGAAGACTCCATAACACGCTTGTGGGAGAAGCTTCAGAAAGATGATCCCACGCCAGAAATTTTTGACGACATCCAGAAAAAG GTTTATGACATGATGCTTCGCGACGAATGCTACTACCCCTCGTTCAAGCAAAGCCCGCTGTACGTGCGCATGCTAGCCGAGCTAGACATGCTAAAAGAGCCTAGCTACCGTGGCTCCGACGACGGCGACGCAGAATCCTTCAACGGCTCGCCGACTGGAAGCATCAATCTG TCTTTGGATGAGCTGAGCAACTCGTGTCACGACGAATCGATACAGCTTCACGCTTTCATCTCCGATACGG GTGTGTGCAATGAGCACGGGAAGACGTACGCGCTTTACGCCATCACTGTATTCAGACGCAACCCAGACGGCAGCGAGGATTGCTGGAAGACTTATCGTCGCTACTCCGATTTCCATGACTTCCACATGAGGATCACTGAGCAG TTTGAGAACTTGACGTCCATTTTGAAGCTCCCGGGGAAGAAAACATTCAACAACATGGACAGAGATTTCTTAGAGAAGAGAAAAAAGGACCTCAATGCATACCTACAG TTGCTGTTGAACCCCGAGATGGTGAAAGCGTGTCCAACGCTTATCCCGTATGTCTACGACTTCCTAGAGAACAAAGCTTACAATAAAGGCAAAGGAGATTTTGCACGCAAG ATCGACACGTTCGTCAATCCTATAAGGAGCTCCATGAGGAACGTGTCCAACGCGGTCAAGTCGCTCCCGGACAGTCTTGCCGAGGGCATGAACAAAGTGTCGGACAACATGGGCCGCATGTCCGAAAGACTGGGCCAGGATATCAAGCAGTCAATCTTCAAG GTGCCTCCTCTTCTCCCCAAGTCGGACATTGACCCCGAACACTGTCGGGTGTCGGCCCAGCTGGACGACAAC GTGGATGACAACATCCCGCTACGCGTCATGCTGCTACTAATGGACGAGGTGTTCGACCTAAAAGAGAAGAACCAGTGGCTACGCAGGAACATCAAGAACCTGCTTCAGCAGCTCATCCGAGCCACTTACGGCGACACCATCAACAGGAAAATTGTGGACCACGTGGACTACTTAACGTCTCCTGAGCAGGTGGCAGACTATGTCAAGAAGTTCAG AGACTCTTACTGGCCCAACGGAATTCTGGCCGAGACGCCGCCCCGTCGGGACAAAAGCATCCGCATGAGGACGCGAGTCGCCGCCAAGACGAGCTTGCTGGGTATCATGCCAG ACGAGCTGAAGCACATCATCGGCGCCGACACCACGCGCAAGGGCATTCTGCGCGTCTTCGACATGTTCCAGTACCAGGCCACCAACCGCCGTCTGGTCTACGTCTTCCTGGAGGGCTTCTTGGAAACCATGTTCCCCCAGTACAAGTTCCCCGAGCTCTTCGTCAAGCTGCACTCCCGCTCGCCGCGCGTCCACCGATACGGCCACAAACTCAAAGGCTCCTCGCTCAAGAGGTGA